The Clupea harengus chromosome 5, Ch_v2.0.2, whole genome shotgun sequence genomic sequence CAGCCCCGTTCccagcacaaacactcacacacacactcacactctcacacacacacacacacacacacacactcactcacaaacactcacacacactcacacacacacactcacaaacacacacgctcacacacgctcacacacactcacacatctcccAGTGGACAGCGTGAGGACTTTTAATGTAAAgcagatgtcacttcctgtccctCACTTTCCCTGGATAACTACTGATAGAAGCCAACATGCTCCTGTCGTCTTGACGACTGAACACCAGCCTGGGGACAATATGAGTGAATTGAACAGCAATAAGCCACCTTACTTCCATTGCATGACTAGAACCCAAAAGCATGTTGCATGCATGTCTCTACCTTGATGACAGATACCCAGAAACTGACACACTAATATCAGAGCTGACTCAACGCCTATGAGATTCTCTGTTTACATGGAAACACCTCTGCAGTCCAACGTTCGAGCCATGGAAGTGGCCACCCAGCTTCCATTTCAGCAGCGAAACTTCATATATTTTGGCGTGGAATTTGACGTTTTCAACAGTCGGCACGTCAGCTGAGAAGCAGTTTCTCTACCATGACACCTAGGAAGAAATGACAGCGACCCGCATAGCATGGTGGTGCAATGCAGAGACAGATACTCAGCTAATGGGGGAAATCCCTGTACCGTCACCAGCTCTAAATCTGAagaccggacacacacacacagacacacacacacacacacacacacacacacacagacgcacacacacacacacccactcacacgtAGCCATTGAGGCCTGCGGAGCCATGGGGTaaactaaccacacacacacacacacacacacacacacacacacactctcacacacacacacacatacactcactcactcactcaaacacgtAGCCACTGAGGCCTGCTGAGCAAAGGGGTAAAACTCGTGCCCATGACTGTCATACTAGGAACCCACCCCCACTGTGACATCATGGCCAGAGATGACAGGATTCTATTCCCCCTCTGAGACTGTTTCTCAGCAGGACAGGGTGATTCAGGGCAACAGCATGCAGGACGGGGTGATTTAGGTGATTCAGGGCAACATCATGCAGGATGGGGTGATTTAGGTGATTCAGGGCAACAGCATGCAGGACAGGGTGATTCAGGGCAACAGCATGCAGGATGGGGTGATTCAGGGCAACAGCATGCAGGACAGGGTGATTCAGGGCAACAGCGTGCTTTCCCCCGTTGCTCTGCATAAGATAagaattattatattattattattattattattattattaagaaaCTAAGGCAGAACCTTCAgcactgtgttctgtgttccgtACGAGCTCTTCCGTCAGGTCACTAAGGTTATTTTTATTTGTCCACACAGCACAGTGACTGCATGGCCATCTATCATATGTACGACCTTTACCCTGTCTGAGCTTTACCTTcctgacagacacaaaaaagTGCGTGGTGTCAGAAGAACAGTATTACAGTGCATACCTATTTTACAGAAACGCATCAGTTTATTATAAATGCATAGGCACATTTACTGAGAAAGTGCTTCGCTCTTAAACGATCAAACACATACGTTTCCTTTGAAAAAGAGAACTCCACTCTTGCGCAATCAGATATATACATTTCCTTTTCTGCTCAGTACACTTCCTGCCTCTGCAGCTGGAAACCATTACACCACAGCGCAttcgttttttctttctgtctttcttttctttctctctcttctgccatTTTCTGCTCAGGCATGACCAGAGCGCGATGAGAGCCGAGTTGCTGAGCCCACAGAAGTGGTTTCATAACATATCTAATCTGTGCAGTGCGCTGATGGACTCAGACATGTTTGatcattgttttatttgactCTACAGCGCCCTCTGGAGACTGCTTTGGGGAATGTTGGGAATGCCAGAGGGCCCCTGCTCCCCGTCCCATTCGGTAGACCTCCGGAGCAGGAGAAACTGGAGAACGACTTTGTACCATACAGCAGCTGATCCGTTCCAGATCAGGGTTGCAGACTTagcagatcagggccagagcagggccagatcagggccagatcagggctagatcTGTATCATAGGAAGCTGCCATACGGTGCTGTGTTCACCATCACACTCCCTCATGGGGTGGAAAATGTTTATATAAAATCTAGACActttaaaggttaaaggttaaagtcTCCCTGGGAGAGAAAAGCCTTCTGGGATAGCTGACTCTGCAACAGACTGAACCCTAATCAGGTTCAATTCCAGGGGATCTTTTCAAGTGTGAACTGCATTCTGTGtctgacaaaaacacagagcCATGGTGGACCACAACACCGGGGGATGAATATAAGGTTTCATTTGATCACCATCTTTCTCAGGAGATAGTCATCCTGAAATACTCTGTGCTTACTTAAAGATTGGATAGGAGATAGTAGTGGTAATTAAGTCACGTCAGAACATAGAGCATgtggggaggacagagagaggaggacagagagaggaggacagagagagaaggacagagagaggagaacagagaggggagCGTAGAGCATGTGGGGAGGAAAGGAAACTGAAAACAACGCAGATGAAGAGGGGAtcagagcagaagagaagaggagtgcaTGTGCCAAGGCTGAAGCATGGCTTTAATTTGCACATCATCAATGCTTTTAACCCCTTCACTGCTGGGGTGGGGTGTCCATTCACACAAGGCCACACTAAATGTTTTTAACCCCTTCACTGCTGAAGCATGGCTTTCATTTGCACATCATCAATATTTTATATTAAATCTTGTATATGCATGCCTTTCTCTTTTAAATAGTGAAGTACAGAAACTGTGTGGGGAACCTAGACACACAAGGACAGATTTATTCCAAAGCAAATACTTTCATATCTGCAGTTGCGTTGACCTGTACCACAACCCCAAGGGCCTCGTGTGCCAGGTAGCGGTCCAGCCAGGGGTGGAGGCTTTCCTGCGTTCCCTCCTCAGAGCCTGGAAAAGAGATCAGGTGGAGTTTGTGCGCTGCCATGCGCAGGGGAACACTGTGCTATCGGCTCCCTTCACATAAACaccaggggagtgagggaaTCGTTTTCATGGTCGTCTAAGCCAGACATCAAAACACGGGTCAGGAGGGGCCGGGGCAAGAAGGGTGCCTCACTCTATACTTACTTACTCTTACTCCCACATGAGCTCACAGAAAAAAACCCTCAAAAGGGTCTGAGATGAGCATTATAAACACCAAAGAAGTGCAGCTCACTGGTGACTTGAAGCATCTGTTTCGCTGTAGTCGTGGTATTCTAGGATGTGCACATTAAACCAACATTATGGTTTGTGGTTAAAGACACAACGACCCTCACTCTTTTTGTCATCATCTAACACTgccagagagagtggggaacCCGTGTATAGCCGAGGATCAAAGAGTCAGAGCAAACGTCAAATCGAGCTGAAACGATCCCCCTATATTTAACGCATAATTTTAGCTGTTCTATGTGACCCAGATGGGATGTGGTCTGCTTATATTTGGATGTTCATTAGGAGGCTGTCACTTAATATGCCTGTGGTTTGAGTGCAGGGATGGGATGGCACAGGGGCGTGTGGACCAATACCACTAAGGGGTAAGAGCAACACCAGACGCTAAATACCCCATCAGGCTTTGGGGTTTTTGGGGGCCGAGAGCCCTtttacaggagagagggaggccgcCTGGGACCCGTCACTCACGGAAAAACAACTCTGTGAAATCGCTTGAcgagttgcatgtgtgtgttaatgacacacacatttctggctTCGAGCCGCAGTGGTCATCTTTAGCCAACAGATGCCAATGGTCATAGGTGACCAAAACAGGGCTGCAggcgttgttttttttaaaacatggcaAACCACCCTAGATAAATATTTATTGTTAACACATATAATTCAACACATGCTATATGACCGGAGGAGCAGTCAATAGGCTTATTCagtgtctctgcctctccttctctcagtctAACCCCCCCTTAATGCTTCATGCTGCTGAGCCTCAACACTGCCACCAGAACTAAACACAGAATTACAGCCACATGAAcctgacagaaaaaaatatatatatgaaagaatagaaagaaaaacattaaaatattattatattaaacatttGTCTTGTGGTTCTACAAGACCAACATATGAGACTTTCTGCCATTGATACCCTTACATCACCCACAACTCACTGCTGTAGCACTTTCCCTTTAAGATGCTTCAtcatgaatcacacacacacacacacacacacacacacacacacacacacacacacacacacacacacacacacacacacacagagacacacgtgtTGTGGTGGCGATGTGCTAGTAGGGGGCAGTCTGACTGCTTTCTCATGACCCAAATACCGCGTCATCATCTCTGGAAGCGCTTTGAAGACTTTCCACTGagcctcgacacacacacacacacacacacacacacacacacactcacagggtcTGCTTGGCTCCCAGGGCCCAGTACAGAGTGAATAGTGCTTCCATGAGATCCAcctctgcagcagtgcaggcaggcacacacacgcacgcacgcacgcacgcacgcacgcacgcacgcacgcacgcacgcacgcacgcacgcacgcacgcacgcacgcacgcacgcacgcacgcacgcacacacgcacacacacacacacacacacacacacacactcagagcatcACCCTTCTAACTCCAGGAGGGAGCAGCACTGGGTGTTAGTCTCATGAGATGATGAGATGGTTGCTAAGGGTGTTAGTCTCATGAGACGATGAGATGGTTGCTAAGGGTGTTAGTCTCATGAGATGATGAGATGGTTGCTAAGGAGAAATTCCCTGAGATGTGCAAGCAATTGTTTGCAGTTAGTTTGGATTAAGATGTCAGCCATCAATTCTGCAATGCATTGTGTCAAAACAAGTTCAATGTTTTGTACCTTATTCTGACATTAGTTAGTTAAGCATTGAGAAATTCTACGGTGATGTATTCCTTTCATCTCCTTCAGGTCTCTTAccagcacatacagacacaagcacacacagacagacgcacacacacacacacacacacacatgcacccacatgtTTCCACCAAATGTTGCAGCATCTGCATGGCTTCCGTAGGCTgtgaagagagtgaaaaaaaaaaacacacacacacactcacatatggtgcacacacacacacagacacacgtgcacacacagaggaggcagaggaagagtatgGAAGTCATGAAAGAGTCTGGGGCCTTGGCTGCGGCTGTGTGGAATGTGTCAGTGCCTGGGTAAACTCTGCAGGTTGCCTGTGAGCAGCCAGCCAGTATCCTGAGCACGCGGGCCACAGCGCGAGGCTACGCTAACCCCACAcagctcaactcaactcaatcaaaacacaaaactacaaaaacaagacaaaggCATCTTTCTTCCAAGGACTTACACAGACAGGTAGGTCAACTAAACTTACACagctttctgtttgtgttctgcAGTGGCTTGTGAACAGTGCATTTGTTTATTCTGGATGTTGCATAACTTGGAATGTTTTGGCAAGGGAagtggagggaagggaggggaagaaaagaaagagatttgTGGTACAGTGGTACAATATCGATTAATGCGCCGACTCAGCTGTTACACAACAGAGGACTCTGGCAGTGGGCTCCCCTGGAGGAGGGCAAAAAAGTCttggagaggcgaggagagaggaggagaggggaggagagggggagagagaggaggagagggggtgagagggggtaagtggggaggagaggggaggagagaggaggagaggggctgagaggaggaaaggggaggagaggggctgaGAGGGGACTGGGAGCTCAATATAAACAACATAAGGAGTTTCGACTGGCTCTGggatgtaaataaaaaaatgattcatTACAAGATGATAAATGAATGTTCATAATTCATTGATATAAGCCCATATAGTTTTGTATGCTTTATCCACATAATGAAATGTAACTCCAACATGCACCAATGTCTCTGCACAGGATCTAATGTTTCCCTCGCTGGAGAGACACATGGACCTGAGGCCTCTGCTGTCGGTTCTGGCCGTGCTTGGTCCAGTCTGGGGCTCGACCCTAGATGTGGACTATGGTGGGGTTCCGCTCTGGATCAACCGGTACCTGGGGGAACCGAGCGTGCTGAGCCTGAGGGGCCGAATGGACCCGAGCTGGTTCCGAGCGGTGAACACCCAGAGCTGCCCTACGGAGTGCGAGTGCCCGATCCGGTGGCCCACAGCCCTGTACTGTGACTACCGGGGGCTGGGTGAGATGCCCGGCGGCCTGCCCTCCAGAACCCAGTACCTGTTCTTGCAGGGGAACAACCTGACCGGGTTCAGCCCTGACGCCTTTGCCAACGCCACGCGGCTGCGCTGGCTGTTTCTGGACCGGAACCAGCTGCTCAGTGGGCGCTTAGACGCCGGGCTGTTCTCGGGCCTGACCCAGCTGGTGAACCTGTTCATGAACCACAACAACCTCACAGAGGTGCCCGCGGGGCTCCCCGGCCAAGTCCGGCAGCTCCGGCTGGCCTACAACCACATCGAGACAATTCCCCCCGGAACGTTCCAGAACCTGCAGAACCTCacgctgctgctcctgcagggGAACCGGCTGAAGGTCGTGGGAGAGTCCGACTTTCGAGGTAGGGAGACTCGGAATTCCTTGGATCCATGAACGCCGTATCGCCTCCCCATCATGACTCTCTCTATTAAAAAGATCCTCTGTGATCGCTTCACTGAGAGTTCACCAAAACAGCACTTCTCCTAGCTTCAGCAGAGGAATGGCGGGCAGTGCTTTGATCTTATCAGACCTCTGGCAACTCGTGCCAGAGATGATTTCATACTCACACTGAGAGCAAACCTAATGGCCATCCGCAATAAAAAAGGCATAGTTGATGATGGTTGCCTTCGGTAGTTAATATAATTAATTTTTATAATAAGTAAGTAATTTAAAAGTAataagtaatatatatatatatatatacttatattacCTACCTTTTATATCTTTTATAATAAAGAGTGTTTTCACATCCTCTGATGCTTGGGCTCAACTAGTTTTCCACCCCAAAGCAATGAGCACAGAAAATAGCTGATTCTGATACGGTTCAAGCCAGATTTATTAAAGAAGGGGCAGACGAAAATATAACACGAGGAAAATAACTtataaataaactaaataaataaacttgcctaaATACATGTATGGCAGTCGAGGTGTCCAGTTACCTGAAATATCGGACTTGGCTTAGGAAACTCCACTCCGCTTCACGTCGCCTCTGCCATGTGCTTCTATTGTATATAATGAGTATCTATCATAGGCCATGTGCTTCTATTGTATATAATGAGTATTGATCATATGCCATGTGCTTCTATTGTATATAATGAGTATTGATCATATGCCATGTGCTTCTATTGTATATAATGAGTATTTACCATAGGCCATGTGCTTCTGTCGTATATAATGAGTATCTATCATAGGCCATGTGCTTCTATTGTATATAATGAGTATTGATCATATGCCATGTGCTTCTATTGTATATAATGAGTATTTACCATATGCCATGTGCTTCTATCGTATATAATGAGTATTTATCATATGCCATGTGCTTCCTCAGGCCTCTCCTCCCTGAACCTTCTGGATCTCACCGGCAACCTCTTTGAGAAGTTTCCGCGCCACCTCCCCCCATCCATTTCCCAACTGTACCTCTCCAACAACTCCATGGTGGGAGTGGAGGGGGACGTCCTGCAGGGCTTCCCAAGCCTGCGCTACCTCCGCCTGGGCAGGAACCGGCTGAGGGATGGGGGCGTGGACCCGGCTGCCTTCAACCTGAGCTCACTGGTGGAGCTGGACCTCTCCTACAACCAGCTGACCCAGATCCCCGTGGTGCCCACCACCCTGCAGTACCTCTACCTGGAGGCCAACCAGATCAGCGGTAAGGGGCTAGCATTGCACGGTCTGCAAAATACTGCACCTCCTACAGAAATCTAAATTTCAATTGTTGCATTTATACTGGACCAAACTGATTAGGAGACCATGAAATTGAAAGGAATTACAGGTGTAAGAGCATCACACCTTTGGTTGGTCATGGTAGAATGATCTTTGAAACCATTGGTGTATTGGGGCCACCCTTATACTTCACCCGTTTACTTCTGCTGTAAGTTAGCACATGCTAGTTAGCGCTGAAGAGTGCATGTTCTATTGCACAATAGAGCGTCCATATTTCAGAGCTAACTAGCATGTGCTAATGTACAATAGAGCACCTGCTCTTCAGTGCTAACTAGCATGTGCtaacacacattagcacatgCTAGTTAGCACTGAAGAGTGgatgctctgtttgtgtgtgttagcacatgCTAGTTAGCACTTGCATTTGACAACTATAAATCATTAATTTCCACACATCTGTATGACATTTTCTGGCAGTATTATGGCAGATGCTGTCTGCTTGATCAATGATTTACCTGTGCCTTCTGTAGCGCACCTGTTGTTGATCACAAGTGAATCCCAGCTTGCATGTTCTTACTCTGCAACCTTGACTGTCTGTTCCCCACATACAGGGTTCCCACACATGACTTTTCAAAGAACTTTAATGAACCATGGACCTTTCATAACAATAGCACATACTTTACTCAACAGGCTGGGCCTAATTATTTAATGAAAATTAAACAACAACCTTTTCCATTCCTTTTTCTAATAGGCTAGTTAGACCATGCAAATTTAAGTGGAAAAGCTGCAGAAATTTGCACAAAGAAACATTCTCCATGGAAAAGTACAATAACTTAATAAATGTTATTAGACCAATATACAACATCATCAAATTGAATTACTTTTCCAAAACTTAAAATGAATTAACAGaattccaggcctggaaaatggTATTTTAAAAATCCtttccaggatttccatgacAATGGGAACCCTTAATATACAATTCCTTCAACCCATCATAACTTTATTcctctagggttagggttagggttagggtttgggtTAGAGTCTTAATCACAACTATGTCCGGTGCCACACCGACTCTTTTCTACACCCCTGTAGCCAATTTGTACCAAGTACAGGACCTTGTGACCCACCTGTAGTTACCATGACTACCTCAGGTAGCCGTGCACTATAAGTTACCTCTACCTCTCCTAGCCATCCACTTGTACCTTCAGCTCACCTCTGACACCTTTAGCACACCTGTTAGTCCACCTTTCATCCATCTCCTGTAGCTCCCCTAGTTTCCACTGGTTTACCTGTAACTTCAGCAGCTGACCTGTTCACCTATAGTACTTGTAGCTCACCTGTGATAGACAGACATGAGGTGCCTCATCTGCGGCTCCTAGTTTACCTGTAACTTCAGTATTTATCACCAGTACTACCTGTTGCTCACCTGTACCTGAACTTTTCATAgctctgctgtgattggctgttgtgcTGTAGGCTTCAGCACTGTATCGCCATGGCACCAGCAACACCTAGGTCAATACAGGTTCAGACACCAGATACTCAAACACTGATAATTACCCGTACACCCTCACTGCCCCATAAGAACATGTGGTTCCAAATGACAGCCCTGTCACCGACTCACAGAACATTTCCATGTACTAATGGTTTGGTCTCTTTAAATAACTCCCCAAGGCATTACGTCTAGGGATTGGTTAAACCCTCTGCCTTTCCAGACGGTGGAGGAAAGCGCCCTTCGTGCTGTGGTGAGGGGAAATGGCTGTGTCACTATGTAATGTTACGACACAACTGGGAGCTTTTACCattcatgatggaataatgaaAGGCCTCGGTCACTCCGATTCATGCCTGAAAATGAGTACAAGCAACAAGTGTTTTTATGGAATACATGATACAGTGTTGCAAATAGCGAGTGTTTTTATGAAATACATGATACAGTGTTGCAAAAAGCGAGTGTTTATATGGAATACATGATACAGTGTTGCAAATAGCGAGTGTTTATATGGAATACATGATACAGTGTTGCAAATAGCGAGTGTTTATATGGAATACATGATACAGTGTTGCAAATAGCAAGTGCATCTGGAAAAGCACTCTGTCTGATGGATACATCATTAATGAAGTATATAATGTATTTAGCAGagaacatttttaaatgttaacAGTGCACACAGCTGCGCTGTTGTGTTTACTGAAGGCAGCTGGGTATGTGttatgtctctctgtgagtgtgtgtgtgtacatgtgtgtgtgtgtgtgtgtgtgtgtgtgtttgtgtttgtgtgtgcgcgtgtgtaggtatgtctctgtgtgtgtaagtctgtatgtttgtgtgcatgcgtacgtgtgtgtccgtgtttgtgtgtgtgcgtgcatgggtatgtcactgtgtgtaggtctgtgtgtgtgtgtgtgtttgtgtgggtatgtctctgtgtgtataaatctgtatgtgtgtgtgtgtgtgtgtgagaaagtgtgtgtccgtgtggttAAGTGCCTGTCATCATAGAGCAGTGTCCTGGGTGGGTCCGCCTAAGTTATGGTGCTGCAAACCCTCATGTTTATGGCTGTCGTCTCACATGGGTATTTGAATCTGAGCTTAgttcagaaccacagaaccAGACCCAGACGCAGACCCAGAACCTTCGGAGAGGGGCATGCCAAGCATGCTGGGAAATGCTGCGTTTGAACATTCTGATGATAGTCAGATGGCGGATATTTTGAATTCCATGTTCTGCCAGCTATCCTGTAATGTCAGTAGTGATCGCTGTAACTAATTCAAATTTACTGTGCAGAAAAATAACatcaaacagaaagaaaagccGAACAATGAGCTTTTTCTCCATCTAATCCACTTGAGAGTGGCTGAGTTTTTACTTGATGCCCTTGTGGGATCTGAGGCTCCTCTTGGCTCTGAAAGGACGGAGTGATGCACTGATTTGAGCGGGAAAGATTCATCTCAGTAAGAAAATACAGCATCTGGCAGCAGGGAGTCAACATTTCCCAGAGTGTTATGAGAAGAATGATGGAAAATATTACACGTCTGATGAAGCCAACAAGCACCCGCCTCCttgtcctcatcctcatcttcatccttactcacttcctctcccctctatccatccctccatccatccctccattcctccctccatccgtccctccctctccatccctccattcctccctccatccacccTGTGCGCTATTTGTCACGGCCATGAAGAGACATGGAGGGGGACTGGAGAGGAAAAGTAGGCTAGCACAGGGGGAGGGGTGATGggatgtggtgttgtgtggtgtgtgtgtgtgtgtgtcggggggttGTTGAGTAGTCTGGAAACATCTGTGAGCActccaggagagggagagggttccACGTGTGCCAAAAGCACGCTGTGTTCCTCTCTGCATCCGAAGAGCACACCGGCATTACTTACCATGGACGTCCAGCACAGGGCTTAGGCAGGGGCCATCTCACAGCACAACAGCACTACGACACAGAAAACATCTCTTTCTGATTAAACTTCTAAGGGCTTACGATAGAATAGGGAGATAAGATAAGGGTGTTGTACTCAAGCACTGATACAGCTTTGCTAttcaacaatttgccactttttgaggtatgtgtTCTATGAGCAAATGCTTGGCATCATATTTATATGAATGTAGCTGGTATATGGTCATGAGAaggacaggtaaacacacctgCCATCCCCACTACTCATCCAGGCTAGGCAGtagtgtagttctgtggtccgtGGCCGGAACAGCCCCTGATTGTAAGAAAAACCTCCACATACAGCATTACCAGACATTACCAACAATATCCCCGAAAAAAGCCAGTTGGCATGTTAGCAAGCATTCATCaatgccaactgggctgtttgtACTGTTTGCAAGTACCAAGTTTTTAGGCTTGCTAAATTTTCCATGATGCTGCTTTAAATATGCTGGTTGTGGTGAATCCAGAtgtgttaaaaatgtaaaaaagtcTCATTTGTTTTGTATGATAACTTGCATGTAACACTGAGAAATGTGACCGCTGTGGGA encodes the following:
- the LOC116220446 gene encoding lumican-like — protein: MDLRPLLSVLAVLGPVWGSTLDVDYGGVPLWINRYLGEPSVLSLRGRMDPSWFRAVNTQSCPTECECPIRWPTALYCDYRGLGEMPGGLPSRTQYLFLQGNNLTGFSPDAFANATRLRWLFLDRNQLLSGRLDAGLFSGLTQLVNLFMNHNNLTEVPAGLPGQVRQLRLAYNHIETIPPGTFQNLQNLTLLLLQGNRLKVVGESDFRGLSSLNLLDLTGNLFEKFPRHLPPSISQLYLSNNSMVGVEGDVLQGFPSLRYLRLGRNRLRDGGVDPAAFNLSSLVELDLSYNQLTQIPVVPTTLQYLYLEANQISVFNVSSLCREVSPTAYSRIKILRLDGNRLLHHQLPADWVMCLRVLHHIYV